The sequence below is a genomic window from Fusobacterium simiae.
GATTAGAATTTAGACAAATTGAAGAAACACATTTAATGGAAAATATCATATACAATGAACTAAAAATTAGGGGTTACAAAGTAGATGTAGGAGTAGTAACAAAGCGTACTTTAACAGAGGAAGGAAATAAAGATAAAAAACAATTAGAAGTAGATTTTATTGCAAATTTAGGAAGTAAAAGATACTATATTCAATCTGCATTAAGTATTTCAACAGAAGAAAAAAATATTCAAGAAAAAGCTTCTTTAATTAATATTAATGATTCTTTCAAAAAGATAATTTTAGTCAAAGACATAATAAAAGTTAAAAGAGATAAAGATGGCATAGTTACTATGAATATATATGATTTTTTATTGAATAATAATAGTTTAGAGTTTTAAGTTTGGAGTTTAAAAATTTTTTAGAATGAAAAATAAGGGTCCAATGTACTTTATTTTTCAGTTAAAAAGGCAGTTAAATAAAACTGTCTTTTTTATTAATATAAAAATATTAAAAAAATACTTTACTTTTTTTCTTTTTTTTGGTATAGTATGCCTTAAATATAAAACAAATAAATTTTTTGGAGGGAATTACTATTATGAAAAAAAGATTTTTAACTACATTATTAGGTGCTTCACTTCTATTAGTGGCTTGTGGAGGAGAAAAGGCAGCAGATAAACCAGCAGCAGAAGCTGAAACAGTAAAAATTGGAGCTATTGGACCATTAACTGGACCAGTTGCAATTTATGGAATATCAGCAACTAATGGATTAAAATTAGCCGTTGATGAAATAAATGCAAATGGTGGAATACTTGGAAAACAAGTTGAATTAAATTTATTAGATGAAAAAGGAGATTCAACAGAAGCAGTAAATGCATATAATAAACTTGTTGATTGGGGTATGGTTGCATTAGTTGGAGATATTACATCTAAACCAAGCGTTGCAGTAGCAGAAGTTGCCGCTCAAGATGGAATTCCAATGATAACACCAACTGGAACACAACTTAATATTACAGAGGCAGGTTCTAACATCTTTAGAGTATGTTTTACAGATCCATATCAAGGAGAAGTTTTAGCAAATTTTGCAAAAGATAAATTAGGAGCAAAGACAGTAGCAGTCATGTCTAATAATTCAAGTGATTATTCTGATGGAATTGCAAATGCTTTTGTAAAAGAAGCTGAAAATCAAGGAATTGAAGTTGTAGCTAGAGAAGGATATTCAGATGGAGATAAAGATTTTAGAGCTCAACTTACAAAAATTGCTCAAAAAAATCCAGATGTATTATTTGTACCAGATTATTATGAACAAGATAGTTTAATTGCTATACAAGCAAGAGAAGTTGGTTTAAAATCAATTATAACTGGTTCTGATGGGTGGGACGGAGTTGTTAAAACAGTAGATCCATCTTCATATCCAGCAATAGAAAATGTATATTTTGCTAATCACTATTCAGCAAAAGATAGTAATGAAAAAGTACAAAACTTTATTAAAAACTATAAAGAAAAATATAATGATGATCCATCTGCATTTTCTGCTTTAAGTTATGATACAGCATACCTTTTAAAAGCTGCAATAGAAAAAGCAGGAACTACTGATAAAGAAGCAGTAACTAAGGCTATAAAAGAAATTGAATTTGATGGAATTACTGGACATTTAACTTTTGATGAAAAGAATAATCCTGTTAAAAGTATAACTATAATTAAAATAGTAAATGGAGATTATACATTTGATTCAGTAGTATCGAAATAAAAATTGAAAAAGAGATAAAAGACAATTTCTGCTTTATATAATGAATGACTTACTGAATAAAAGCTTTAAGTTATGAAGCTATTGCAAAGTAAAACACTCACATATAGAATATGCAATATTTTCATAAATTATTAGACAGTTTTAATTAGATTAGTGAGCAATCATAAAATTTAGTGGAAATTGTTTTATCTTTTTAGATATAGAAGTAATGGGAGGGTAAAATGGAGTTTTTACTTCAAATAATTAATGGTTTACAGATAGGAAGTATCTATGCCTTAGTATCTTTAGGGTATACAATGGTATATGGTATAGCACAACTTATAAATTTTGCACATGGTGATATTATAATGATAGGGGCTTATGTTTCACTTTTTTCTATTCCTCTATTTACTTCATTGGGCTTACCAGTTTGGGTAACAGTTATACCAGCAATAATTGTTTGTGCTATTATAGGTTGTTTAGCAGAAAGAATAGCATATAGACCACTTAGAAATTCACCAAGGATTTCAAATTTAATAACTGCTATTGGAGTTAGTTTATTTTTAGAAAATGTCTTTATGAAAGTATTTACACCAAA
It includes:
- a CDS encoding ATP-binding protein, whose product is MILSLKTEEQKINYLTRLFEETYIKDIMERNKIEKIQELNDLINILASCIGSLSNLSKILATFRSSIKSDISLNTIRKYIEYLKNAFIINETYRYDVKGRKYIGTPLKYYFEDVGLRNARLEFRQIEETHLMENIIYNELKIRGYKVDVGVVTKRTLTEEGNKDKKQLEVDFIANLGSKRYYIQSALSISTEEKNIQEKASLININDSFKKIILVKDIIKVKRDKDGIVTMNIYDFLLNNNSLEF
- a CDS encoding ABC transporter substrate-binding protein; amino-acid sequence: MKKRFLTTLLGASLLLVACGGEKAADKPAAEAETVKIGAIGPLTGPVAIYGISATNGLKLAVDEINANGGILGKQVELNLLDEKGDSTEAVNAYNKLVDWGMVALVGDITSKPSVAVAEVAAQDGIPMITPTGTQLNITEAGSNIFRVCFTDPYQGEVLANFAKDKLGAKTVAVMSNNSSDYSDGIANAFVKEAENQGIEVVAREGYSDGDKDFRAQLTKIAQKNPDVLFVPDYYEQDSLIAIQAREVGLKSIITGSDGWDGVVKTVDPSSYPAIENVYFANHYSAKDSNEKVQNFIKNYKEKYNDDPSAFSALSYDTAYLLKAAIEKAGTTDKEAVTKAIKEIEFDGITGHLTFDEKNNPVKSITIIKIVNGDYTFDSVVSK